The proteins below come from a single Necator americanus strain Aroian chromosome V, whole genome shotgun sequence genomic window:
- a CDS encoding hypothetical protein (NECATOR_CHRV.G19985.T1) gives MDQGTTLRNFAKTVVNLSSGLLLARLPIPRIRNVGCVDLLLSLGDPAGGRTSVVHRSSMRFGTTHFCAACHDDFQRLVCLPRNQFPPCPAGPRATPAEGPCPLRQPHPPPGEEFALGCGICRNISTF, from the exons atggatcagggaaccaccttgcgaaattttgccaagacggtggtgaatcttagcagtggtttactcttagctaggcttccgattccgagaattcggaatgtcggatgtgtcgatctccttctcagcttgggagaccctgccggaggacgaacctccgttgtgcatcgcagttcgatgCG CTTTGGTACGACACATTTTTGTGCGGCATGTCATGACGATTTCCAGCGTTTAGTCTGCCTACCACGGAATCAATTTCCACCGTGTCCGGCAGGACCTCGTGCTACACCTGCTGAAGGTCCATGCCCTCTGCGGCAGCCGCATCCACCTCCTGGAGAAGAGTTCGCTCTTGGATGCGGAATATGTCGCAACATTAGCACGTTCTAG
- a CDS encoding hypothetical protein (NECATOR_CHRV.G19983.T1), producing the protein MSRSSHKPLRCVGVRFSKARLCEYRERIEKTEVANKRNFSISVSDKGGEFVVISSELDRAITKLHLTDDSLYHPSSAHEFGRQYRRLNRIWIETAKSVGLPKTTITRLKCDRPTCPVLYVLIKTHKLSAAEFSSNNPGDFKVRPIISNIGGPTDRISWFLNTILSQLLQYVPAHLSNTKMFIEHLRKARLDGDCVIESFDVTSLYTNVSIDAALQATSAASRTPGDS; encoded by the coding sequence ATGTCACGTAGTTCGCACAAACCTTTGCGTTGTGTGGGTGTTAGATTTTCAAAAGCGCGTTTGTGTGAGTACCGGGAGAGAATTGAGAAAACCGAAGTAGCAAATAAGCGAAACTTCTCTATCTCGGTCAGTGATAAAGGAGGAGAATTTGTAGTGATTTCAAGTGAACTGGACAGGGCTATAACGAAACTTCACCTTACGGACGATAGTCTATACCATCCTTCATCGGCACATGAATTTGGCAGACAATATCGCCGCCTGAATAGGATATGGATAGAGACCGCAAAATCAGTAGGCTTACCAAAAACAACTATCACGCGTCTAAAATGTGATCGGCCCACCTGCCCGGTCCTTTATGTCCTCATCAAGACCCACAAGCTTTCCGCTGCCGAATTTAGTTCAAACAACCCAGGAGATTTCAAGGTTAGACCTATCATTAGCAATATTGGAGGTCCCACCGACAGAATATCCtggttccttaacactattcTCAGCCAGCTACTCCAATACGTTCCAGCTCATctctcaaacacaaaaatgttcatagagCACCTCCGCAAAGCGCGCCTTGATGGAGATTGTGTCATCGAATCTTTCGATGTCACTTCGCTCTACACCAACGTCTCCATCGATGCTGCACTACAAGCAACATCAGCTGCTTCTCGAACACCAGGGGACTCTTAA
- a CDS encoding hypothetical protein (NECATOR_CHRV.G19981.T1), whose translation MVLRRCRQDTDRLFFDYDIIDGEVEQEGYEEEEVEAFYIDLEKFYRDDHAFYKVIVGDFNAKVGPRRTPEELHIGTHGLQWNDQGERLAEFIMTTKTIHGNSQFQKPSSLRWRWESRGGGYRNEIDHIIVNKRERNLWEWDLFATLTGFWEDSAMDNIDKEYDRLIEHLHDCGKKDESFKTTKRRLSLETLELIRQEAIKEDLKERRAEVLAEAAEAGKSIRYGCRNFASRKKRMTTLRIPRGTTIASRRGMEKFIYDFYSDFFDSHVHLPPHHLREDGHVIPEVLPSRHAIMSIRNRTAPDPDRIRPEQLKDLPPVLINILARIFTRYLSEFKVPKQWKTSNTVLL comes from the exons atggtgctaagacgatgtcggcaggacaccgATCGGCTATTCTTCGACTATGATATCATCGAtggcgaagttgaacaggaagg ctacgaagaagaagaagtcgaagctttctatatagacctagagaagttctaccgagatgatcatgccttctacaaggtcatagttggcgatttcaacgctaaggttggcccaagaagaacgccggaggaacttcacatcgggacccacggtctacaatggaatgaccagggagagaggctcgccgagttcatcatgacgactaagaccatccatgggaactcgcaatttcagaagccctcttctttacgctggaggTGGGAGTCAcgcggtggagggtaccgtaatgaaatagaccacatcatcgtcaataaaag agagagaaatcttTGGGaatgggatctcttcgctacgctaaccggcttttgggaagattccgcaatggacaacatcgacaaggaatatgaccggctcattgaacaccttcacgactgcgggAAGAAGgatgagagttttaaaacaaccaagagacgcctgtctcttgaaactcttgagctgatacgcca agaggcgataaaggaagaccttaaagagagaagagcagaagtgctggctgaggCTGCAGaagcggggaaaagcatccgctatggcTGTCGaaacttcgccagtcgcaagaagAGGATGACTACTCTCCGGATCCCGaggggaacaaccattgcatcgagaagggggatggagaaattcatctacgacttctactccgacttcttcgacagccatgtccacttgcctcctcaccatttgagggaagacggacatgtcattccagaggttctcccgtcccgacatgctatcatgtcgatAAGAAATCGAACGGCACCCgatcccgacagaataagaccagaacaactgaaggaccttccgccagtactcatcaacatccTGGCGAGgatctttacacgttacctatCGGAAttcaaggttcctaaacagtggaagaccagcaataccgtgttgttgtaa
- a CDS encoding hypothetical protein (NECATOR_CHRV.G19986.T1): protein MATGERRSNLRLLRTSLILDQGDTRTTRHGDCLRLCIYNARTVSTNADLHALLGAAGRIKFHVIALQETKCRRSDVRQMNDGTLVIRGENVPSRNVGGVGFVVHPSVVHLVDSHEILSPPDDSELDAFYEELEEVVRNEKSFYKFVVGDFNAKLGKATEDEYRIGRFGLGDRNENGNRLAGLLAAARLFHANSLFMKKDHRRWTWESPNAATRAEIDHILNNRRWCLLDVTVVPSFCSGSDHRLLRAKIRLSHTMEKNICYRQRRRKEVVYDDCVLEDSLSQGDWHIEEDPNVDYEMLLRGLRACAERASKPRTTNLDRISKTTKELLERRRALRLDPNASHIGRLLANTSCRKALQEDLLKYRQKKILEAAQRRTSRKKCRKDLCEYIPLAALLSEDGTRTSSRREMEIITEKFYSNLFRSSTPVSTRSSPLVKLHHRFSLRRTLDEAQPQEQAGFRQGFSCLDHIQTVSRVIEVCREYRLPLVLTFVDYEKAFDSEYNTVSAGRSRAALQWTMKSLSWEERSIRVDGRFLSNLRFADDIVLFSSSTNEAETMLNELNEAGKRIGLRINTKKTQFMKNAHCEDGRVQLEGSQIVETPLYVDLGRSMNMENDLKEELNRRMRAAWAAFAAVREATDQLTD from the exons atggccaccggtgagaggcgatcaaatctcaggttgctcaggacgtcattgattctggaccaaggcgacacacgcacgactcgccatggagactgtctcagactgtgtatttacaacgcgagaacagtttccacgaacgctgacctgcatgcccttctcggagctgcagggcgtatcaaatttcacgtgattgctctgcaggagaccaagtgcagaaggagcgacgtacgacagatgaatgacggtacactcgtcattcgtggagagaacgttccgtcgcgaaatgtaggcggtgttggttttgttgtgcatccatctgtcgtccatctcgtcgattctcacgagatcctgtcacctc ctgatgattccgaattggacgcgttttacgaggagctggaggaagtagtccgcaacgagaagtccttctacaagttcgttgtcggagacttcaacgcaaaactaggaaaggccacagaagatgaatacaggattggaagatttggactaggagaccggaatgaaaatggcaatcgtctcgccgggctgttggccgccgctcgcctctttcatgcgaactctcttttcatgaaaaaagatcatcgtcggtggacatgggaatcgcccaatgccgcgactcgtgcggagatcgaccacatactcaacaaccggaggtggtgtctattGGACGTCACAGTAGTACCAtctttttgtagtggttctgatcatcgtcttcttcgtgcgaaaatacgacttagccacacgatggaaaagaacatctgctataggcaacgaaggagaaaagaagtcgtctacgacgattgcgtactcgaggactccttgtcccaaggtgactggcacatcgaggaggacccaaacgtggactacgagatgctgctcagaggattacgagcctgcgctgaacgtgcctcgaagccgcgcacgacaaacttggatcgaatttcgaagaccaccaaggaattgttggaaagaagaagggctttgaggctagatccgaatgcatcgcacattgggCGGTTattagcaaacactagctgcagaaaagcgttgcaggaggatcttttgaagtacaggcagaagaagattctagaagcagcacaaagaagaacgagtcgaAAGAAGTGCCGCAAGGATCTCTGCGAatatattccgctagcagccttgctgagcgaagacgggactcgcacgtcttctcgtcgagagatggaaatcattacggagaagttctactcgaaccttttccgttcatcaactcctgtgtcaacccgatcatccccactggtgaagctccaccacagattctcccttcggag gacgctggatgaagcccagcctcaagaacaagctggattccgccaggggttcagctgcttggaccacatccagaccgtgtcgagggtcatagaggtttgccgggaataccgcctgccccttgttctaaccttcgtcgactatgagaaggcctttgacagcgaatacaatactgtcagcgctggtcgatcaag ggctgcattgcaatggacaatgaaatcactttcctgggaagaaaggagcatacgtgttgatggaagatttctctcgaaccttcgtttcgcggacgacatcgttctattttcgagcagtaccaatgaagcagaaacgatgctcaacgaattgaacgaagcagggaagagaataggactacgaataaacacaaagaagacacagttcatgaagaacgcccactgcgaggacggaagagtacaacttgaaggctcccaaatcgtggaaactccgttaTACGTagacctcggacgttctatgaacatggaaaacgacttgaaggaagaactgaatagaagaatgagagcagcatgggcagcattcgcagccgtcagagAAGCTAcagaccaactgacggactaa
- a CDS encoding hypothetical protein (NECATOR_CHRV.G19982.T1), protein MVSSEAQGRIASINMANRIAQSNGYPAKVSHSNRSHATERRCHRVEQATKIPFCLPFISDDMSNAVRASLRQAGLQDSVRVVDIRPVNLKQQLVRNRAYDRLCETPNCIVCPNGRQGDCVVSGVIYLITCQLCGAEYIGETGRSLCIRVKEHLDGLVKSKTSSPLGAHRRQCHDNTPFKIAVTILARESDVLARKTLEAFYITAKSPIMNRKEECIAVTNELAPYQDLCGF, encoded by the coding sequence ATGGTTTCATCTGAAGCTCAAGGGCGCATTGCCTCCATAAACATGGCTAACCGCATTGCtcagtccaatgggtacccagcaaaagtctctcattcaaatcggagccatgcaactgagcggcggtgccacagggtagaacaagcaacaaagatccctttctgccttccttttatttcggatgacatgagcaatgcagtgcgagcaagcttacgacaggcgggtctgcaagactcagtcagagtagtggacatacGACCTGTAAATCTGAAGCAGcagctagtccgcaatcgcgcatatgacagactttgtgagacaccgaattgcatcgtttgtccaaacgggaggcagggtgattgcgtggtatcgggggttatctacttaatcacctgtcagttatgtggggctgagtacattggcgaaacaggaagatcactatgtatccgcgtcaaagagcacctagacgggctcgtaaaatcaaaaacatcatcccctttaggtgctcatcgcagacagtgtcatgacaacacccctttcaagatagctgtcactatcttggcacgcgaatcagacgttctagcgcgaaaaacattggaagcgttttatatcacggccaaaagtcctatcatgaatcgtaaagaagaatgcatcgctgtgaccaacgagctggcgccatatcaggacctttgcgggttttga
- a CDS encoding hypothetical protein (NECATOR_CHRV.G19985.T2), which translates to MSDVSISFSAWETLPEDEPPLCIAVRCGRFSRRFGTTHFCAACHDDFQRLVCLPRNQFPPCPAGPRATPAEGPCPLRQPHPPPGEEFALGCGICRNISTF; encoded by the exons atgtcggatgtgtcgatctccttctcagcttgggagaccctgccggaggacgaacctccgttgtgcatcgcagttcgatgCGGTAGATTTtcgaggcg CTTTGGTACGACACATTTTTGTGCGGCATGTCATGACGATTTCCAGCGTTTAGTCTGCCTACCACGGAATCAATTTCCACCGTGTCCGGCAGGACCTCGTGCTACACCTGCTGAAGGTCCATGCCCTCTGCGGCAGCCGCATCCACCTCCTGGAGAAGAGTTCGCTCTTGGATGCGGAATATGTCGCAACATTAGCACGTTCTAG
- a CDS encoding hypothetical protein (NECATOR_CHRV.G19987.T1), whose protein sequence is MSRLRDPAEYVSKAKHRWAGHIVRRIDDRWTKITLEWIPRDAKRPRGRPPTRWSDVFATRMDQLRAQLDTAQGPRQRHSRSLRTSWMTMARERNEWRRCWGPHVQ, encoded by the coding sequence atgtcccgtcttcgcgacccagcggaatatgtatcgaaagcaaaacatagatgggcggGTCACATcgtgagaagaatcgacgatagatggactaaaataacgctagagtggatcccaagagatgctaaacgtcctcgagggagaccgccaacgagatggagtgacgtgtttgctacacggatggaccagctgagggctcagctggatacggctcaaggacctcgtcaacgtcactcacgaagcttgagaacatcttggatgacaatggcgagggaacgaaacgagtggaggagatgctggggcccgcacgtccagtga
- a CDS encoding hypothetical protein (NECATOR_CHRV.G19986.T2) has translation MATGERRSNLRLLRTSLILDQGDTRTTRHGDCLRLCIYNARTVSTNADLHALLGAAGRIKFHVIALQETKCRRSDVRQMNDGTLVIRGENVPSRNVGGVGFVVHPSVVHLVDSHEILSPPADDSELDAFYEELEEVVRNEKSFYKFVVGDFNAKLGKATEDEYRIGRFGLGDRNENGNRLAGLLAAARLFHANSLFMKKDHRRWTWESPNAATRAEIDHILNNRRWCLLDVTVVPSFCSGSDHRLLRAKIRLSHTMEKNICYRQRRRKEVVYDDCVLEDSLSQGDWHIEEDPNVDYEMLLRGLRACAERASKPRTTNLDRISKTTKELLERRRALRLDPNASHIGRSSTKKNESKEVPQGSLRIYSASSLAERRRDSHVFSSRDGNHYGEVLLEPFPFINSCVNPIIPTGEAPPQILPSEVRVAIKSMKPGTAPGPDFISADFLRAGGHPLRVIFAAHMTSYLQKERIPDQWKTSRTVLIHRKGDREDLRNYRPICLLSVLYKVFTKIILTRISRTLDEAQPQEQAGFRQGFSCLDHIQTVSRVIEVCREYRLPLVLTFVDYEKAFDSEYNTVSAGRSRAALQWTMKSLSWEERSIRVDGRFLSNLRFADDIVLFSSSTNEAETMLNELNEAGKRIGLRINTKKTQFMKNAHCEDGRVQLEGSQIVETPLYVDLGRSMNMENDLKEELNRRMRAAWAAFAAVREATDQLTD, from the exons atggccaccggtgagaggcgatcaaatctcaggttgctcaggacgtcattgattctggaccaaggcgacacacgcacgactcgccatggagactgtctcagactgtgtatttacaacgcgagaacagtttccacgaacgctgacctgcatgcccttctcggagctgcagggcgtatcaaatttcacgtgattgctctgcaggagaccaagtgcagaaggagcgacgtacgacagatgaatgacggtacactcgtcattcgtggagagaacgttccgtcgcgaaatgtaggcggtgttggttttgttgtgcatccatctgtcgtccatctcgtcgattctcacgagatcctgtcacctc cagctgatgattccgaattggacgcgttttacgaggagctggaggaagtagtccgcaacgagaagtccttctacaagttcgttgtcggagacttcaacgcaaaactaggaaaggccacagaagatgaatacaggattggaagatttggactaggagaccggaatgaaaatggcaatcgtctcgccgggctgttggccgccgctcgcctctttcatgcgaactctcttttcatgaaaaaagatcatcgtcggtggacatgggaatcgcccaatgccgcgactcgtgcggagatcgaccacatactcaacaaccggaggtggtgtctattGGACGTCACAGTAGTACCAtctttttgtagtggttctgatcatcgtcttcttcgtgcgaaaatacgacttagccacacgatggaaaagaacatctgctataggcaacgaaggagaaaagaagtcgtctacgacgattgcgtactcgaggactccttgtcccaaggtgactggcacatcgaggaggacccaaacgtggactacgagatgctgctcagaggattacgagcctgcgctgaacgtgcctcgaagccgcgcacgacaaacttggatcgaatttcgaagaccaccaaggaattgttggaaagaagaagggctttgaggctagatccgaatgcatcgcacattgggCG aagcagcacaaagaagaacgagtcgaAAGAAGTGCCGCAAGGATCTCTGCGAatatattccgctagcagccttgctgagcgaagacgggactcgcacgtcttctcgtcgagagatggaaatcattacggagaagttctactcgaaccttttccgttcatcaactcctgtgtcaacccgatcatccccactggtgaagctccaccacagattctcccttcggaggtacgagtcgctatcaagagcatgaaacctggcacagcccccggacctgattttatatcagcagactttcttcgggctggtggccatccgcttcgtGTAATCTttgcagcgcacatgacatcctacctccagaaagaaaggatcccagaccagtggaagacctcgcgaaccgttcttatccataggaaaggtgaccgagaggaccttcggaactaccgtccgatatgcttgctgagcgtgttatacaaggtattcaccaagatcatcctcacacgcatatctaggacgctggatgaagcccagcctcaagaacaagctggattccgccaggggttcagctgcttggaccacatccagaccgtgtcgagggtcatagaggtttgccgggaataccgcctgccccttgttctaaccttcgtcgactatgagaaggcctttgacagcgaatacaatactgtcagcgctggtcgatcaag ggctgcattgcaatggacaatgaaatcactttcctgggaagaaaggagcatacgtgttgatggaagatttctctcgaaccttcgtttcgcggacgacatcgttctattttcgagcagtaccaatgaagcagaaacgatgctcaacgaattgaacgaagcagggaagagaataggactacgaataaacacaaagaagacacagttcatgaagaacgcccactgcgaggacggaagagtacaacttgaaggctcccaaatcgtggaaactccgttaTACGTagacctcggacgttctatgaacatggaaaacgacttgaaggaagaactgaatagaagaatgagagcagcatgggcagcattcgcagccgtcagagAAGCTAcagaccaactgacggactaa